Proteins encoded by one window of Pseudonocardia sp. HH130629-09:
- a CDS encoding succinate dehydrogenase cytochrome b subunit, which produces MSEKSRAGGGAKPAAPRRPRTPSALLKFVMAVSGVVLLGYVTLHMIGNLKIFFGPEAIDHYAAWLRTILEPALPYSGMLWIVRVVLVVAVVAHIWSATVLALRARKARPIKYAGGSYQVKGSYAARTMRWGGVIIVLFVVYHLLDLTAGTLNPNGVHLAVADNLAADFTPARWYVTLFYVLAVVALGFHVQHGIFSGIQTLGWSSNRRERTIKVVSTVFAAVLTLGFISVPLAVTFGVV; this is translated from the coding sequence ATGTCCGAGAAGTCCCGGGCCGGCGGCGGAGCCAAGCCCGCCGCACCCCGCCGTCCGCGCACGCCCAGTGCGCTGCTGAAGTTCGTGATGGCGGTGAGTGGCGTCGTGCTGCTCGGCTACGTCACGTTGCACATGATCGGGAACCTGAAGATCTTCTTCGGTCCCGAGGCGATCGATCACTACGCGGCCTGGCTGCGCACCATCCTGGAGCCGGCGCTGCCCTACTCGGGCATGCTCTGGATCGTCCGTGTGGTGCTCGTCGTCGCGGTGGTCGCCCACATCTGGTCGGCGACCGTGCTCGCCCTGCGCGCGCGCAAGGCCCGCCCGATCAAGTACGCGGGTGGCTCCTACCAGGTCAAGGGCAGCTACGCGGCCCGCACCATGCGCTGGGGCGGCGTGATCATCGTGCTGTTCGTCGTCTACCACCTGCTCGACCTCACCGCGGGCACGCTGAACCCGAACGGCGTGCACCTCGCGGTGGCGGACAACCTCGCGGCCGACTTCACCCCCGCCCGCTGGTACGTCACCCTGTTCTACGTCCTCGCCGTCGTCGCGCTGGGCTTCCACGTCCAGCACGGCATCTTCTCGGGCATCCAGACGCTCGGGTGGTCGTCGAACAGGCGTGAGCGCACCATCAAGGTGGTGTCGACGGTCTTCGCCGCCGTGCTGACCCTCGGCTTCATCTCGGTGCCCCTCGCCGTCACGTTCGGAGTGGTCTGA
- a CDS encoding fumarate reductase/succinate dehydrogenase flavoprotein subunit — MTDASSHHISYADYTTGEPVVDKAVPSGAIETRWERRRFGVKLVNPANKRSKKIIVVGSGLAGGSASATLGEAGYHVKTFCYQDSPRRAHSIAAQGGINAAKNYRNDGDSVYRLFYDTVKGGDFRARESNVHRLAEISRQIIDQCVAQGVPFARDYAGLLDNRSFGGVQVSRTFYARGQTGQQLLIGAYQALERQVKAGTVEMYARHEMLELIVVEGRARGIVARDMVSGEIEVHTADAVVLASGGYGNVFYLSTNAKGCNVTASWRAHRKGALFANPCFTQIHPTCIPVSGDHQSKLTLMSESLRNDGRVWVPKRLGGDRGPNEIPHEERDYFLERKYPAFGNLVPRDIASRAAKEVCDEKRGVGPSGLGVYLDFDDAIQRLGRKAVENKYGNLFEMYERITGENPYEVPMRIFPAVHYTMGGLWVDYDLQSAIPGLYVAGEANFSDHGANRLGASALMQGLADGYFVLPVTIGDYLAKNELDAVSDDAPEVVEAVQSVTDRIDQFLSIDGTRTVDSFHRELGQIMWDYCGMERTEDGLRKALDRIPELRREFWSNVKVPGTGAELNQSLEKAGRVADFLELGELMCLDALVRRESCGGHFRGESQTEDGEAQRDDENFSFTSAWEYTGRGQAPVLHKEELTFEYVHPTQRSYK; from the coding sequence ATGACTGACGCCTCGTCCCACCACATCTCCTACGCCGACTACACGACCGGTGAGCCGGTCGTCGACAAGGCGGTTCCCTCGGGTGCCATCGAGACCCGCTGGGAGCGCCGCCGGTTCGGCGTCAAGCTGGTCAACCCGGCGAACAAGCGCTCGAAGAAGATCATCGTCGTCGGCTCCGGCCTGGCCGGCGGCTCCGCGAGCGCGACGCTCGGCGAGGCCGGCTACCACGTCAAGACGTTCTGCTACCAGGACAGCCCGCGGCGTGCGCACTCGATCGCAGCACAGGGCGGCATCAACGCGGCGAAGAACTACCGCAACGACGGCGACAGCGTCTACCGGCTGTTCTACGACACCGTGAAGGGCGGCGACTTCCGCGCGCGGGAGTCCAACGTCCACCGGCTCGCCGAGATCTCGCGGCAGATCATCGACCAGTGCGTCGCGCAGGGCGTCCCGTTCGCCCGCGACTACGCGGGTCTGCTCGACAACCGCTCGTTCGGCGGCGTGCAGGTCTCCCGCACCTTCTACGCCCGCGGTCAGACCGGCCAGCAGCTGCTCATCGGCGCCTACCAGGCGCTGGAGCGCCAGGTGAAGGCCGGCACCGTCGAGATGTACGCCCGGCACGAGATGCTGGAGCTGATCGTCGTCGAGGGACGCGCCCGCGGCATCGTCGCGCGCGACATGGTCTCCGGCGAGATCGAGGTGCACACCGCCGACGCGGTCGTGCTCGCCTCCGGCGGCTACGGCAACGTCTTCTACCTGTCGACCAACGCCAAGGGCTGCAACGTCACGGCCTCCTGGCGGGCGCACCGCAAGGGCGCGCTGTTCGCGAACCCCTGCTTCACCCAGATCCACCCGACCTGCATCCCGGTCTCCGGCGACCACCAGTCGAAGCTGACCCTGATGTCGGAGTCGCTGCGCAACGACGGCCGCGTCTGGGTCCCGAAGAGGCTCGGCGGCGACCGCGGGCCGAACGAGATCCCGCACGAGGAGCGTGACTACTTCCTCGAGCGCAAGTACCCGGCGTTCGGCAACCTGGTGCCCCGTGACATCGCGTCCCGGGCCGCCAAGGAGGTCTGCGACGAGAAGCGCGGTGTCGGTCCGTCGGGTCTGGGTGTCTACCTGGACTTCGACGACGCGATTCAGCGGCTGGGCCGCAAGGCCGTCGAGAACAAGTACGGCAACCTGTTCGAGATGTACGAGCGGATCACGGGGGAGAACCCCTACGAGGTCCCGATGCGGATCTTCCCCGCCGTGCACTACACGATGGGTGGCCTCTGGGTCGACTACGACCTGCAGTCGGCCATCCCGGGCCTCTACGTGGCCGGCGAGGCGAACTTCTCCGACCACGGCGCGAACCGCCTCGGTGCGTCCGCGCTGATGCAGGGTCTGGCCGACGGCTACTTCGTCCTCCCGGTCACGATCGGCGACTACCTGGCCAAGAACGAGCTCGACGCCGTCTCCGACGACGCGCCCGAGGTCGTCGAGGCCGTGCAGTCGGTCACCGACCGGATCGACCAGTTCCTGTCGATCGACGGCACCCGCACGGTGGACTCGTTCCACCGCGAGCTGGGCCAGATCATGTGGGACTACTGCGGCATGGAGCGCACCGAGGACGGTCTGCGCAAGGCGCTGGACCGCATCCCCGAGCTCCGTCGCGAGTTCTGGAGCAACGTCAAGGTGCCGGGTACCGGCGCGGAGCTGAACCAGAGCCTGGAGAAGGCCGGCCGGGTGGCCGACTTCCTCGAGCTCGGTGAGCTCATGTGTCTCGACGCGCTCGTGCGTCGCGAGTCGTGCGGCGGTCACTTCCGCGGGGAGAGCCAGACCGAGGACGGCGAGGCGCAGCGCGACGACGAGAACTTCTCCTTCACCTCGGCCTGGGAGTACACCGGCCGCGGGCAGGCTCCGGTCCTGCACAAGGAGGAGCTCACGTTCGAGTACGTGCACCCGACCCAGCGCAGCTACAAGTAA
- a CDS encoding succinate dehydrogenase/fumarate reductase iron-sulfur subunit, which translates to MKLNLKVWRQRDAVDKGRLVTYTVDADEDMSFLEMLDVLNEKLILSGDEPVAFDHDCREGICGSCSMVIDGRPHGPQRATTTCQLHMRHYSDGDTIVIEPFRSGSFPVIKDLVVDRAAFDKMIQAGGYVSVNTGSAPEANSNAVPKSAADRSFAAANCIGCGACVAACPNGSASLFLGAKLTHLGELPQGQPERYERVVSMVEEHEAAGFGGCTNTGACATACPKEIPLDVISQLNRDYLAATVGGRKK; encoded by the coding sequence ATGAAGCTCAACCTGAAGGTCTGGCGCCAGCGCGACGCGGTCGACAAGGGGCGCCTGGTCACCTACACCGTCGACGCCGACGAGGACATGTCGTTCCTCGAGATGCTCGACGTGCTCAACGAGAAGCTGATCCTGTCCGGCGACGAGCCGGTCGCGTTCGACCACGACTGCCGCGAGGGCATCTGCGGCTCGTGCAGCATGGTCATCGACGGCCGTCCGCACGGCCCGCAGCGGGCGACCACCACCTGCCAGCTGCACATGCGGCACTACTCCGACGGCGACACGATCGTCATCGAGCCGTTCCGCTCGGGCTCGTTCCCGGTCATCAAGGACCTCGTCGTCGACCGCGCCGCGTTCGACAAGATGATCCAGGCAGGCGGCTACGTCTCGGTGAACACCGGGTCGGCGCCGGAGGCCAACTCCAACGCCGTGCCGAAGTCCGCCGCGGACCGCTCGTTCGCCGCGGCGAACTGCATCGGCTGCGGTGCCTGCGTCGCGGCCTGCCCGAACGGGTCCGCGTCGCTGTTCCTGGGCGCGAAGCTGACCCACCTGGGTGAGCTGCCGCAGGGTCAGCCGGAGCGCTACGAGCGCGTCGTCAGCATGGTGGAGGAGCACGAGGCCGCCGGGTTCGGTGGCTGCACCAACACCGGCGCCTGCGCCACCGCCTGCCCGAAGGAGATCCCGCTCGACGTGATCTCCCAGCTGAACCGCGACTACCTCGCGGCCACGGTGGGCGGCCGCAAGAAGTAG
- a CDS encoding fumarate reductase/succinate dehydrogenase flavoprotein subunit, with the protein MDEQIERHDYDVVVIGAGGAGLRAAIEARLQGKRTAIISKSLFGKAHTVMAEGGCAASMGNANPNDNWKVHYRDTMRGGKFLNNWRMAELHAKEAPDRVWELETYGALFDRTKDGKISQRNFGGHTYPRLAHVGDRTGLELIRTLQQKVVSLQQEDLAETGDAESRIRVFHECTITELFTTDGAISGCFGYFRGDGRFVRFDAPAIVLATGGVGKSYSVTSNSWEYTGDGHALALRAGATLINMEFLQFHPTGMVWPPSVRGLLVTESVRGDGGVLRNTDGSRFMFDYVPDVFKEQYATTEEEGDRWYTDPDNNRRPPELLPRDEVARAINSEVKAGRGTEHGGVFLDVSTRLKPEEILKRLPSMHHQFKELADVDITKEPMEVGPTCHYVMGGVEVEPDTAMSRVPGLFAAGEVAGGMHGSNRLGGNSLSDLLVFGRRAGLHAAQHADRGRPAVAEADVTAALERAMLPFSSATAGGENPFVVQQELQKTMHELVGIIRKGDEMELALKKLEDIATRTRTVSVEGHRRFNPGWHLALDLRNMLLVALCTGKAALERKESRGGHTRDDFPVMDSDWRHVLLVCRAVGEDGIELTRQEQLPMRPDLFDLFEMDELKKYYTGDELGGHRADAEGPR; encoded by the coding sequence ATGGACGAGCAGATCGAGCGGCACGACTACGACGTCGTCGTCATCGGGGCCGGCGGTGCCGGCCTGCGGGCGGCGATCGAGGCGCGGCTGCAGGGCAAGCGGACGGCGATCATCTCCAAGTCGCTGTTCGGCAAGGCGCACACCGTGATGGCCGAGGGCGGCTGCGCGGCGTCGATGGGCAACGCCAACCCGAACGACAACTGGAAGGTCCACTACCGCGACACCATGCGTGGCGGGAAGTTCCTCAACAACTGGCGGATGGCCGAGCTGCACGCCAAGGAGGCCCCGGACCGGGTCTGGGAGCTGGAGACCTACGGCGCGCTGTTCGACCGCACGAAGGACGGGAAGATCAGCCAGCGCAACTTCGGCGGGCACACCTACCCGCGGCTGGCGCACGTCGGCGACCGGACCGGCCTGGAGCTGATCCGCACCCTGCAGCAGAAGGTCGTCTCGCTGCAGCAGGAGGACCTCGCCGAGACCGGCGACGCCGAGTCCCGGATCCGGGTCTTCCACGAGTGCACGATCACCGAGCTGTTCACCACCGACGGCGCGATCTCGGGCTGCTTCGGCTACTTCCGCGGCGACGGTCGGTTCGTGCGCTTCGACGCCCCGGCGATCGTGCTCGCCACCGGCGGCGTCGGGAAGAGCTACTCGGTCACGTCGAACTCCTGGGAGTACACCGGCGACGGCCACGCGCTGGCCCTGCGCGCCGGCGCGACCCTGATCAACATGGAGTTCCTGCAGTTCCACCCGACCGGCATGGTGTGGCCGCCGTCGGTGCGGGGCCTGCTGGTCACCGAGTCCGTCCGCGGCGACGGCGGCGTGCTGCGCAACACCGACGGCTCACGGTTCATGTTCGACTACGTGCCGGACGTGTTCAAGGAGCAGTACGCCACCACCGAGGAGGAGGGCGACCGCTGGTACACCGATCCGGACAACAACCGGCGCCCGCCCGAGCTGCTGCCCCGCGACGAGGTCGCCCGGGCCATCAACTCCGAGGTCAAGGCGGGCCGGGGCACCGAGCACGGCGGGGTGTTCCTCGACGTGTCCACCCGGCTGAAGCCCGAGGAGATCCTCAAGCGGCTGCCGTCGATGCACCACCAGTTCAAGGAGCTGGCCGACGTCGACATCACGAAGGAGCCGATGGAGGTCGGCCCGACCTGCCACTACGTGATGGGCGGGGTCGAGGTCGAGCCGGACACCGCGATGTCGAGGGTGCCCGGCCTGTTCGCCGCCGGTGAGGTCGCGGGCGGCATGCACGGCTCCAACCGGCTCGGCGGCAACTCGCTGTCGGACCTGCTGGTGTTCGGCCGTCGCGCCGGGCTGCACGCCGCGCAGCACGCGGACCGGGGACGGCCGGCCGTCGCGGAGGCCGACGTCACCGCGGCGCTGGAGCGGGCGATGCTGCCGTTCTCCAGTGCGACCGCCGGTGGGGAGAACCCGTTCGTCGTCCAGCAGGAGCTGCAGAAGACGATGCACGAGCTCGTCGGGATCATCCGCAAGGGCGACGAGATGGAGCTCGCGCTCAAGAAGCTCGAGGACATCGCGACCCGCACCCGCACCGTCTCGGTGGAGGGGCACCGCCGCTTCAACCCGGGCTGGCACCTGGCCCTGGACCTGCGCAACATGCTGCTCGTCGCGCTGTGCACCGGGAAGGCGGCCCTGGAGCGCAAGGAGTCCCGCGGCGGGCACACTCGCGACGACTTCCCGGTCATGGACTCCGACTGGCGCCACGTGCTGCTGGTCTGCCGCGCCGTCGGAGAGGACGGCATCGAGCTGACCCGTCAGGAGCAGCTCCCGATGCGGCCCGACCTGTTCGACCTGTTCGAGATGGACGAGCTGAAGAAGTACTACACCGGTGACGAGCTGGGCGGTCACCGGGCCGATGCGGAGGGACCGCGATGA
- a CDS encoding succinate dehydrogenase/fumarate reductase iron-sulfur subunit, producing the protein MSSHLHHFRVWRGDDTKGELVDYPVEVNEGEVVLDVIHRLQATEAGDLAVRWNCKAGKCGSCSAEINGRPRLMCMTRMNTFDDSEVVTVTPLRSFPVIRDLVTDVSFNYTKAREIPSFTPPEGVAPGEYRMAQVDVERSQEFRKCIECYLCQNTCHVVRDHEENKDAFAGPRYLMRMAELDMHPLDAHGNRAVEAQEEHGLGFCNITKCCTEVCPEHITITDNALIPLKERAVDRKYDPLVWLGDKIFRRTGS; encoded by the coding sequence ATGAGCAGCCATCTCCACCACTTCCGCGTCTGGCGCGGCGACGACACCAAGGGCGAGCTGGTCGACTACCCGGTGGAGGTGAACGAGGGCGAGGTCGTCCTCGACGTCATCCACCGGCTGCAGGCCACCGAGGCCGGCGACCTGGCCGTGCGGTGGAACTGCAAGGCGGGCAAGTGCGGCTCGTGCTCCGCGGAGATCAACGGCCGGCCGCGGCTGATGTGCATGACCCGGATGAACACCTTCGACGACAGCGAGGTCGTGACCGTCACGCCGCTGCGTAGCTTCCCGGTGATCCGCGACCTCGTGACCGACGTGTCGTTCAACTACACCAAGGCCCGCGAGATCCCCAGCTTCACCCCGCCCGAGGGGGTCGCGCCGGGCGAGTACCGGATGGCGCAGGTCGACGTCGAGCGGAGCCAGGAGTTCCGCAAGTGCATCGAGTGCTACCTGTGCCAGAACACCTGCCACGTGGTCCGCGACCACGAGGAGAACAAGGACGCGTTCGCCGGGCCGCGCTACCTGATGCGGATGGCCGAGCTGGACATGCACCCGCTCGACGCGCACGGCAACCGCGCCGTCGAGGCCCAGGAGGAGCACGGTCTGGGGTTCTGCAACATCACCAAGTGCTGCACCGAGGTGTGCCCGGAGCACATCACGATCACCGACAACGCGCTCATCCCGCTCAAGGAGCGCGCGGTGGACCGCAAGTACGACCCGCTGGTGTGGCTGGGGGACAAGATCTTCCGCCGCACCGGGAGCTGA
- a CDS encoding alpha/beta fold hydrolase, translating into MTTFALVPGAGTDTWYWGPLVRELTRRGHRAVPVELPCDDDAAGLEDCADAVVAAVEGAEDLVVVAHSFGGFSAPLVCDRIAVRELVLVTAMVPQPGESAAQWGAATGSGAALAEQAARDGRDPDDVVGLFYHDVDEAVANEALRHERDQSATPWNQPWPRESWPDVPTRYLLCREDKLFPAAFVRTTLARRLRGVVPEMVSGGHHPMLSHPGELAAALLGR; encoded by the coding sequence ATGACGACCTTTGCGCTCGTCCCCGGGGCGGGGACCGACACCTGGTACTGGGGCCCGCTGGTACGGGAGCTGACCCGGCGCGGCCACCGCGCCGTGCCGGTCGAGCTGCCCTGCGACGACGACGCCGCCGGACTGGAGGACTGCGCCGACGCCGTGGTGGCAGCGGTCGAGGGTGCCGAGGACCTGGTGGTCGTCGCGCACTCCTTCGGCGGGTTCAGCGCGCCGCTGGTGTGCGACCGGATCGCGGTGCGCGAGCTCGTCCTGGTGACGGCGATGGTGCCGCAGCCGGGCGAGTCCGCGGCGCAGTGGGGCGCCGCGACCGGCTCCGGTGCGGCGCTCGCCGAGCAGGCCGCGCGCGACGGGCGCGACCCCGACGACGTCGTCGGGCTCTTCTACCACGACGTCGACGAGGCGGTCGCGAACGAGGCGCTGCGGCACGAGCGCGACCAGTCCGCGACGCCGTGGAACCAGCCGTGGCCGCGGGAGTCCTGGCCGGACGTGCCGACCCGGTACCTGCTGTGCCGAGAGGACAAGCTGTTCCCGGCCGCGTTCGTCCGGACGACGCTCGCCCGCCGGCTGCGCGGTGTCGTGCCCGAGATGGTGTCGGGCGGGCACCACCCGATGCTGTCGCACCCCGGGGAGCTGGCCGCGGCGCTGCTCGGCCGCTGA
- a CDS encoding HpcH/HpaI aldolase/citrate lyase family protein produces the protein MVRPRNEEVPLVDTAARPLDHGPGLLFCPGNRPDRFARALAAADAVILDLEDAVGPDDKDGARAAVVDALAELDRTRVVVRVNAPGTSAHDGDVAALAAHPDLTLMLPMATSAAAVEALAPHPVIALCETAHGVLEAPSIARATNCAGLMWGSEDLLADLGGRTGRASGGGYGPALTEARTRILYAARAAGLDPVDTVLTDIADTDTLLADTLDAAAAGFAAKACIHPSQVEVVRRGFRPTDAEAEHARALLAEAQCHPGVFRFGGEMVDAPVLARARAVLRRAEA, from the coding sequence GTGGTCCGTCCCCGGAACGAGGAGGTCCCGCTCGTGGACACCGCCGCCCGCCCGCTCGACCACGGCCCCGGCCTGCTGTTCTGCCCCGGCAACCGGCCCGACCGGTTCGCCAGGGCACTCGCCGCGGCCGACGCCGTCATCCTCGACCTGGAGGACGCGGTCGGCCCGGACGACAAGGACGGCGCCCGTGCCGCCGTCGTCGACGCCCTGGCGGAGCTGGACCGCACCCGGGTGGTCGTGCGGGTCAACGCGCCCGGCACCTCCGCCCACGACGGCGACGTCGCCGCGCTGGCCGCCCACCCGGACCTCACGCTGATGCTGCCCATGGCGACGAGCGCCGCCGCGGTGGAGGCACTGGCCCCGCACCCGGTGATCGCGCTGTGCGAGACCGCGCACGGGGTGCTGGAGGCGCCGTCGATCGCCCGGGCGACGAACTGCGCGGGCCTGATGTGGGGCAGCGAGGACCTGCTCGCCGACCTGGGCGGACGCACCGGGCGCGCGTCCGGCGGCGGCTACGGCCCGGCGCTGACCGAGGCCCGCACCCGGATCCTCTACGCCGCGCGTGCCGCGGGCCTCGACCCGGTCGACACCGTGCTGACCGACATCGCGGACACCGACACCCTGCTCGCCGACACCCTCGACGCGGCGGCCGCGGGGTTCGCGGCGAAGGCCTGCATCCACCCGTCGCAGGTCGAGGTCGTGCGCCGCGGGTTCCGGCCCACCGACGCCGAGGCCGAGCACGCCCGCGCCCTGCTCGCCGAGGCGCAGTGCCACCCCGGGGTGTTCCGGTTCGGCGGGGAGATGGTCGACGCGCCGGTGCTCGCCCGGGCCAGGGCGGTCCTGCGCCGCGCCGAGGCATAG
- a CDS encoding SDR family oxidoreductase, whose amino-acid sequence MDITTLAGQDLLIVGGGSGIARALAADAVAEGATVTLAGRDPQQLAPVAAAVGAATARIDLTDEASIAAFAAAPGPLDHVVSLAAAPANGPVGELDRDAVHTAFDAKVVGPLLLAKHLAPLVRGSFLLFSGVAAWRPAPGCSVMATTNGAVAFLAEALAVELAPVRVNALSPGIVDSGQWDRLGDGKDTFLAATAAANPARRTGTPAQLSAAARSLLTNPFVTGTTLHVDGGGRLA is encoded by the coding sequence ATGGACATCACCACACTGGCCGGACAGGACCTGCTGATCGTCGGCGGCGGATCGGGCATCGCCCGCGCGCTCGCCGCCGACGCCGTCGCCGAGGGGGCGACGGTCACCCTCGCCGGGCGCGACCCGCAGCAGCTCGCCCCGGTCGCGGCCGCGGTCGGCGCCGCCACCGCCCGGATCGACCTGACCGACGAGGCGAGCATCGCCGCCTTCGCGGCGGCCCCGGGGCCGCTGGACCACGTCGTGTCGCTCGCCGCCGCACCCGCGAACGGGCCGGTCGGCGAGCTGGACCGCGACGCCGTCCACACCGCGTTCGACGCGAAGGTCGTCGGCCCGCTGCTGCTCGCCAAGCACCTCGCCCCACTCGTGCGCGGGTCGTTCCTGCTGTTCTCCGGCGTCGCGGCCTGGCGCCCGGCGCCCGGCTGCTCGGTGATGGCGACGACCAACGGCGCCGTCGCGTTCCTCGCCGAGGCGCTGGCCGTCGAGCTCGCCCCGGTCCGGGTCAACGCGCTCTCGCCCGGCATCGTCGACTCCGGCCAGTGGGACCGGCTCGGCGACGGCAAGGACACCTTCCTCGCCGCCACGGCCGCGGCCAACCCGGCGCGGCGCACCGGCACCCCGGCCCAGCTGTCCGCCGCGGCCCGGTCGCTGCTCACCAACCCCTTCGTGACCGGCACGACCCTGCACGTCGACGGCGGTGGCCGGCTGGCCTGA
- a CDS encoding LysR family transcriptional regulator, whose protein sequence is MPTLRALECLVAVFDHGSVTGAAAALHLSQPALSHQLAQLEREVGTPLLERLPRGVRPTVAGRAVHADAVAALEAADRVLTTGRTVAAGGAGVLRVACAETMTAGLLAPVLRAAAGATARTRVELTELTSADEIAARVADGAADVGVCPPPGRDGVDVEGLGREPLVAVLPRRHPLAGAPGPVPVVALGEGPVVHYDPANGLAGWLDSLAVTHGVRLDPVTRTRSATTAARLADAGLGVAVVPVTALPAGAPGVVRALAPAQDREVVALTRPGRDPVVAAFVATLRPRGVPVPAAVAQLAP, encoded by the coding sequence GTGCCGACACTGCGTGCGCTGGAATGCCTGGTGGCCGTGTTCGACCACGGGTCGGTGACCGGGGCGGCCGCGGCCCTGCACCTGTCCCAGCCCGCCCTGTCCCACCAGCTCGCCCAGCTCGAACGCGAGGTCGGGACCCCGCTGCTGGAGCGGCTGCCGCGCGGGGTGCGCCCGACCGTCGCGGGGCGGGCGGTGCACGCCGACGCGGTCGCCGCGCTGGAGGCCGCGGACCGGGTGCTGACCACCGGGCGCACGGTCGCGGCCGGCGGCGCCGGGGTGCTGCGGGTGGCGTGCGCGGAGACGATGACCGCGGGTCTGCTCGCCCCGGTGCTGCGGGCCGCCGCCGGTGCCACCGCCCGGACCCGGGTGGAGCTCACCGAGCTGACCAGCGCCGACGAGATCGCCGCCCGGGTGGCGGACGGCGCGGCCGATGTGGGGGTGTGCCCGCCGCCCGGCCGTGACGGCGTCGACGTCGAGGGGCTCGGCCGCGAGCCGCTCGTCGCGGTGCTCCCGCGCCGCCATCCGCTCGCCGGCGCGCCGGGGCCGGTCCCGGTCGTCGCGCTCGGCGAGGGCCCGGTGGTGCACTACGACCCCGCCAACGGCCTGGCCGGCTGGCTCGACAGCCTCGCCGTCACGCACGGCGTCCGCCTCGACCCGGTGACCCGCACCCGGAGCGCGACGACCGCGGCCCGGCTCGCCGACGCCGGGCTGGGCGTCGCGGTGGTGCCGGTGACGGCACTGCCCGCGGGTGCCCCGGGTGTGGTGCGGGCGCTGGCCCCGGCGCAGGACCGGGAGGTCGTCGCGCTGACCCGGCCGGGCCGGGACCCGGTGGTGGCGGCGTTCGTCGCCACGCTGCGACCGCGCGGGGTGCCCGTGCCCGCCGCCGTCGCGCAGCTCGCTCCCTGA